DNA from Asterias amurensis chromosome 7, ASM3211899v1:
ctattcgaatatccggttaatttcggatagttggccagcggtatcctaataacaaaatttcactattcgcccagcactaatgcttaccagagtaaagTTACCGACCAAAATGCCATTTCTAATGTTCCATTtataactggtatcctgcctcTCTTTGACAAgcagaaattatttttttaaaaatagctctttgaaattggcccaGGATCCTCAACCCAAGCTCTGACAACACACCAGAAGTGAGTCCAGTGCACCAGGGCCAATTTTATCAGcgcttatgtcaagcgtatttcctagttggcagggaatttttgcttatgCGCAAGCATACTTTACGTTGCTAGTCACTCTTTGcttttacacagctagcgcagaaaatcggtgcttgcacagtaagtggaGAATGATGATCGTCAGCACAGAATTCGGCATTAAGTAGAGCCACGAAATTAGGCCCTTACCtctcagccatgacactccTCCTACACAACCTCTAATTGTTCTCTTCTTTATTTGTAGATACATCCCGCCTGAGAACCGAGAGGATAGCGACCCTTCCACTCATAAATGGATGGTGTACGTGCGAGGGCCGCCTGAGGAACCCAGGATCGATCACTTTGTCAAGCGCATCTGGTTCTTCTTGCATCCCAGCTACAGACCCAATGACCTTGTAGAAGTCAAGTGAGTATGATGGAGAAATGTAGAACTAAGAAAAATTAAATGAGCATTAATTCGAGGTTAAAGCCTGAAAACCTCAAAAAACCTAATGCTTACCTTGAGAAATGCAGATTTCTCAAACAAGCATTGACTTGAGGTTGAAGCAAAGGTAACACTGGAAAACCTTCACATACCTTGGGCGAACCTTGAAAAATACAGAATTAAACGAGCAGTGACTTGAGGTTAAAGTGAAAGGATAACTTTGGAATACCTTTAAAACCTCAATGCTTACCTTGAGAAATGCAGAATGATTTTTGAAGCCCGGATAACCCctgaaaaccttaaaaaaatccTTGAGGCTTACCCCGAATTACCGTCTGTTATAGTGTTTGCTTTTCTCCCTCACCTGATGCCAGAGATACTTTTGTTGATCTTAAATAACTTAAACTTGAACGGGTTCTCCGTAACGCTCAGCCATGGCATTCCTTCAATTCATTTTCAAGAAATCAATTTTAACATCAAGTCCAAGACGCCGCATGACTCTTTATTTTATTCTCCTTCTCAGAGAGCCTCCGTTTCATCTGACTCGACGAGGATGGGGTGAGTTCCCGATCCGCATCCAACTTCACTTCCTCGACCCTCGCAATAAGAAAGTGGACATCATCCATCCTCTTAAGGTATGTGGTAAATAGTGATGTGTTTTTACAATCTTGAGATTGGGTTAATAGGCTTCTTGAGTGATAGTGGGTAGGTTCACTTTTCTTAATCCTGGCCATCTTAGAATGGGGTTGTCTTGTGGTTTAGTTTCTAATAGTTTTGATGTCATGGCTTGATCTGTAACTAATTTCATAACTGTCTTTAGCGCCTTTGAACAAGTTCAGTTgattttagcactgtatataaatattttgtgaatgattgattgattttaacTATTTTGTTGCCTTCATTTACCAATTTTGTGTTTACAATTGTTATACTTTTTGTAAGATTTTACGTTACACATGTGTAAGTTTCTTGTGTTCTTGTATATTTGTTGACATTTTGTACTGGCTAAATAGTAATGATGAtaggtataataataattgttaatgGTGGGACTTTGCTGATCATCTTCAATTCATAACcttgaatattatttttttgaaaacggCAAAAAGATCTAATTCCTATTTACATTTGTTGCATGGAACATAGTTCAAGTTATAGGGTCTGAGTACTATGTAggacacaaaatacaatgtccacagatttacattaaatttacacagtttgaagataatgatagtagaaagcttcccttaaaatattacttactgaggtgctgtagtttttgagaaatgagtaaaacaagtcacaaaaataatgtttgtctcagtgagacaacaaaatattttagcatgtaaaaggtATTTTctggacattgttttactaatttcttcaaaaactacagcacctcatcaagtaatattttaaggcaaGCCTTCTACTgctgtgaaagtttaatgtaaatatgtggacattgtgttttgtgtttcaaaGAGTACCCAGATCCTTCAAGGACGAGAAAAACTTGAATCGCTTTCTGCATTTATTTGATGTTGTCTCCCTTTACTTCACAGCTGGATAGAACATACACAGGGCTTCAAACACTTGGAGCAGAAACGGTAAATCCTTTTGCTTTAAATCTTTAATAGGACACAGCCATCTTCTGTTTTTCTTCAGTTCGTAAGAGCCAAACTGAGGCCACAAAGGCAAATAGTCTGATCCCATTTTCATATAATCAGAATCAGGACATGTATTTATGATTgcatacagggaacatgacgaAATAATGATGAGAGCAGTATTGTAAACAAACCAATTCTGAAGAAATTTGAAATGCAACACCAAAAgaagttttatacttttttgataattttaacgTATGGATTTATTTTTATACAGATTGTGGACGTCGAGCTTGATCGATACTTGTTTGATGATCAAGGTCAACCTCTGTCGCGACCTATGACCCCAACCATCACCAAGGTCAACTACCAAGAGGGTATCAAGCCAGGAAGTCCTGCCGCATCGTGGGAGGAGTCCAGATGGAAAAACACCCCACCAAGGTTAAAGGAATCCCGCGGTGGGGCATTGGTTGGTGAGAAGCCCCACGCTGAGCAGGCAACAAGTCCCATGGTAGTCGGAAAGAGCTTGGAGACAGTTGAAGATACTACATTGCTCGGTGATGCCCAGAAAGATGAGGGCAACCTTAAAGTTGAACCCCGAACACCTTTAGGCGAGGGGTTGATACCTACAGAGATCGGCCAGTCATTCAGTGGGATCATCGGACCGTCTGGCCTCCAGCCTTCTCTTCAGGCGCATCCAAGCAGCATTGTGGCTGGCGGGCAGATCGCCATGCAGCAGCGACAGGGCGGGCAGTTTGTACGTGTCATGCCACCACTTGGCCCAATCACAAAAAGCGGTATAATCACCCCGTCCACGTTGATCGGCTtgcagacaaaatcacaaggatCGTCAGGATCCCCTGTGAAAGTCGTTTCACCGACAGATGAAAAAAGCGTTTCTATCATCGGGTCGTCATTGTCAAATCGTTCCTCACCGACGAATGTGTCCCCAACCTTACCTGGTGTTATTAACGTCGCCGAGGCTGCACTTGGCGGGAAAGGTTCTCTTGATGTTCGAATTCAGGAAGGGAAAGTCATCCAAGAGGTGACTACACCAGCTCTTGACCTACCCCCTGTTAAAATGGAAGTCGCAACAAATGTTGCAGGAGTTATGCCTCCGCTCCAACCGCCGCTGGCTAAGACCACAACAGCACCCTCCGGAGTTCAACTTGTACAAAGTGTACCGGTGAGCACTACTCTACAGAAGCATTCGCAAGAGTCTGGGGGCAGCTTGCCCGCAGCAGCATCTTTCTCTGGAGGGATTATCGTGCAACCGACAAGTTCCCAGATAAGCAAGCCTGTTACGAGCACTGTTATATCGACCAGCGGGGGCGTCACCACAATCAAGAAGACCTCCCCAACTGGAAGCGTCTCAGCTGCCCCAGTCAAGTCAGTGGTAGAGCCTCCCAAACACTCACCACCAACCCCGACCTCAGGGATACCAACTCCCCCTCCAGGAACCCAGTACTATATCACAGCCAAATCGACCGATCCCAACCTTCAAGGGAAGGTGATACTCATACCTCAGCAGGTATTCCAGCAGGCGTCCACTCAACAAATCGCTGCAGGTGGTAAGCTGGGTGGAAGTAAAACATCTAGCCCTGCCGGGAAAGTTGGAGCCTCAAAAACCGCAACACCTGGCAAGCCACCCTTCCTGTCGCCCAGCAATGTGTTGATCTTGCCTCAAGGATCCATCGTGCCGCCCCTCCCTCCCGGGAGTATCGTCCAAATCCAGCAAGTCCCATCCCCGGTGCGATCAACAGCGGCATCCAGTCAGCAAAAAGTCCACCCTACGTCAGCTCTGGCCAAAACAGTCACTGCTCAAGTGAAGAATCCTGGAGCAGCGAAGGTTGCGGGCATGCCATCAGGAGGTGTCATACAAATCCAGAGGACGACAGGGACGAGTATCGCTAAGGTCTCAGGGGTCCCAGGAACATCTCAGGCAGCAGGGATCTCGATCCTTCCAGAGCAGAAGGGTCAACTCGCCAAGACTTCATCCGGTGGAGTCGTGTTTGTCCAACGGGCAGCCTCTACCGGAAAGATTGGATCTGGACAGACTCTCGCCAGACTTCCATTAGTGCAAGGTGGTATGGCTCTTCAGCAGAAAATAACTCTTGCTGCCCAGCTTCCTCCCGGGGCAGTCCCAATTCCTCATGGATCCCTCACCCTCAAACCCGGGAGTGCCGTCAACATCATTCAGAATCCAAACACTAAATCTCTCCATCAAGGACAGACTCTGGTTCTGCACACTCAACCCTCTTCCATTTCCAAACTCCCAGGGAAACCAATCCAGACAGTGACCGCCATCCGACAGCCAGTTGGATCTGGTCAGGCACCCAAATTTATCATTCAAGGTCAGGGTGCAAAGGTCATCACTCCAGGTCAAGTTCAGGTCAAGCTTTCTCTATCGTCTCCTACAAGTGTCGCAGCAACAAGGTCTGTGAGTGGAACGGCTGCAACACAAATGGGTACTGTTCCTGTGGTACAGATTTCAGGTAGCAGTAAAGTTGGACAGACAGATGGATTGGCAGTTGCGACTGCTCCCGAAACGGTTACCAAGCCGGCTGAAACTGCAATGCAGGAGCTTGTGAGGTCTGAATCTAGTGTGAAACCAATTAACCCCAGCTCAGTCACTAAAGAGATAAGTGAATCTCAAATTGTGTCGACTGTAGATGGCACTCAGGAGGTTGT
Protein-coding regions in this window:
- the LOC139939616 gene encoding YEATS domain-containing protein 2-like, producing the protein MSTKRKAETESPRKDQDPDYEMVSVMTASKRQRIFEKDAKDVTVKKIEGIIKRQFSLEMRHKEKEVELIDERIHQARAMLDKLRACIVANYYGNIGISHTSTKQEKIRLNKSNLNHPAIQRAIRNKSPTPIEDPTTLISSSVDSSKPQGDVAIRDATSTPTSGLWSGLQSERSSPESEQLSRVDLSEIEERVEEGARAKGPRNSGPDTFGVGPPLPVPKPLISQAESSEGTRFHVKKRIIVGNVSKYIPPENREDSDPSTHKWMVYVRGPPEEPRIDHFVKRIWFFLHPSYRPNDLVEVKEPPFHLTRRGWGEFPIRIQLHFLDPRNKKVDIIHPLKLDRTYTGLQTLGAETIVDVELDRYLFDDQGQPLSRPMTPTITKVNYQEGIKPGSPAASWEESRWKNTPPRLKESRGGALVGEKPHAEQATSPMVVGKSLETVEDTTLLGDAQKDEGNLKVEPRTPLGEGLIPTEIGQSFSGIIGPSGLQPSLQAHPSSIVAGGQIAMQQRQGGQFVRVMPPLGPITKSGIITPSTLIGLQTKSQGSSGSPVKVVSPTDEKSVSIIGSSLSNRSSPTNVSPTLPGVINVAEAALGGKGSLDVRIQEGKVIQEVTTPALDLPPVKMEVATNVAGVMPPLQPPLAKTTTAPSGVQLVQSVPVSTTLQKHSQESGGSLPAAASFSGGIIVQPTSSQISKPVTSTVISTSGGVTTIKKTSPTGSVSAAPVKSVVEPPKHSPPTPTSGIPTPPPGTQYYITAKSTDPNLQGKVILIPQQVFQQASTQQIAAGGKLGGSKTSSPAGKVGASKTATPGKPPFLSPSNVLILPQGSIVPPLPPGSIVQIQQVPSPVRSTAASSQQKVHPTSALAKTVTAQVKNPGAAKVAGMPSGGVIQIQRTTGTSIAKVSGVPGTSQAAGISILPEQKGQLAKTSSGGVVFVQRAASTGKIGSGQTLARLPLVQGGMALQQKITLAAQLPPGAVPIPHGSLTLKPGSAVNIIQNPNTKSLHQGQTLVLHTQPSSISKLPGKPIQTVTAIRQPVGSGQAPKFIIQGQGAKVITPGQVQVKLSLSSPTSVAATRSVSGTAATQMGTVPVVQISGSSKVGQTDGLAVATAPETVTKPAETAMQELVRSESSVKPINPSSVTKEISESQIVSTVDGTQEVVLVKESSSQKTIIPDISSKEVDTPATNKAQTVYTVGHPVTKVAVPVLAPPLPRIFIKQEPITSPPKDFATSSTSQFIVNSASATVDAKVKTEVPEDVQEAETDVSIMMRELTLSCLEGPVSVYGLGAMEDLVSAVVRKTPLINKDRVQSEHPFTATSLQHYHSWTGAKRRAAEWHRAVSVRRIANEAREKSEKLRFERMWTTKEVMVWCRQQGYVPPEPDARETEGKWCRICGDLTEKGKVEVNVEEHECKKKWLSSAGLLKQTSYTVPDDLANSIRQRQSTIDASFSDSEAEIDIIGVWDRGQRVPVKKEAPGTPGRIRCYLPSSKGDKMIQEVAQEIGICFKPTQLAEDTFSPVVEEVMLSAVSQFMSSLLRKSLSKAYNKRTDNRLPKEILSTHVLQAINSTEQFDFLTNKHLGVAAMATENSQASSSSNH